In [Phormidium] sp. ETS-05, the genomic window CAAAAATTGATGAAAATCAATCACCTACATCGAAAATTTCCCCATAATTATACTGTCCTGAGCCTATTCAGCGGTGCTGGTGGTCTAGATTTAGGTTTTGAAGCCGAGGGATTTAAGCTGCTAGCAGCTATCGATAATAACCCTTGGTGCATTAAAACTATCCAATATAACCGCCCCCAATGGAACCCGATTTTAGGGGATGTTTGCACCTACAACCCGCCACTAGAAGCCCACCCAGATGTCCTCCTCGCTGGCGTCCCCTGTCAAGGATTTTCCCTGGGAGGAGAGCGCAACAACCATGACCCCCGCAACCTCCTTTATCAACAGGTGTTGCGGATTGCCCATCTTTGCCAACCCAGAGTTATTATAATTGAAAATGTCCTAAATTTGCGCACAATGAAGGCTCCCCATACGGGAGTTTCTTTTGCCCAGCAGATTGCCACTGAATTAGAGGATATTGGCTATGAAGTTTTAGCCGACATCTTTAAAGTATCTCATTACGGCGTCCCCCAAACCCGTCGCCGCTTTGTATTTGTAGCATTTCGAGACGGTCGCCCACCTTGCTATTTTTTACCCAGACCAGAATCAGAAACCACCATCCGAGATTATCTCTACGATTTAGCCTATTCCCAAACCACAGACTTGCCCAACCACCAGCCAAGTTGGGGGTTTAAAAGTACAGTACATCAAGAAACCGGTGCCCCATTTGACCCCACCGAACCCATATTCCCAGTGAGGTTGTCTAGAACTGCCTCCGATGGCAACCCAATTAGGTCTTTTGATGCCCCATTTCCTGCTATTGATACAGCAACTTTGTGGGGGTGGGCGCAAGGAAATGTCATAGCTGCACGTTATCACAAAGATAGATGTAATGGCAAATTTGTCAGAAATCCCGCCGCCGATGTCACTCTATGGCGGATTTCCGCTTCTCGGTTGAGGGCTTTCACCCCGCGAGAGTATGCTCGGTTACAGACATTTCCCGATGATTGGGTGTTTCTAGGGGGTAATAAACGAGACATTCAGCAGCAAATTGGTAATGCTGTCCCGGTGCAGTTTGCTCGCAAGTTGGCCAGAAATGTTAGAATAGCTTTAGACTGCTTGGGGCAAGGCGAGCCTTTTTTTGATGATATGGCTGAGGGCAATTTGCTGCTATTTTAGCACCATCTGTCAACAAAGGACAAAGGACTAATGACCAATGACTAATGATATTTTCGGCAAAAAACAGGAATTTTTCGACGCTTGGGCACCTTTCTATGATTGTCCCCTGACTTCGATTTTTTATCTGGCGGTGCATCAGCGGATGTTGGAATATGCGAAATTACCAGAAAATGCTAAAGTCCTAGATATTGGTTGCGGGACCGGGCGACTGTTGCGACGGTTGGCGGCGGAAAACCCCACTTTACAAGGCGTTGGGTTAGATTTATCGCCGCAAATGCTGGCGGAAGCGCGATCGAACAACCGATATGCCGATCGCCTGATGTTTCGGGAAGGCAATGGCGAATCTTTACCCTTTGATAACCCTCAATTTGATGCAGTTTTTAATACTATCAGCTTTTTGCATTATCCTCACCCGGAAAAAATGTTAGCAGAAGTGGCGCGGGTGCTGCAACCGGGAGGATATTTTTACTTAGCGGATACCACCGTCAGGGAAGAACAGGGGGATTTTCACTGGAACTTTTCCCCCTCTGGGGTGCGGTTTTACAGTCCGCAACGGCGGGAAGAGTTGGGGAGAGAGGCTGGTTTGGCAGTGGTACAGCATTACTACCTACTCGGCCCGGTTTTACTGACAGTTTTTACTAAAAGTAGTGGGGAACTTTTGCGGGGGTAAATTGTCGCTTCTCACTTCTCACTTCTCACTTATAAGTAAATCCGCATAATTAAACTGAGCAGTCCATCGGGTGATTCTTCGGGTGGGCGGTGCCCAATAAGATTGCTACTGTGAAGAGGTGATTCGGTTCGGCACTGCCCACCCTACTACGGCTTTATCTTTTGCGGTTGTAACTTGTAGCTTTTGTTCTCACTTATGTAAACAGAACAAATGACAAAGGACAAATGACAAAGGACAAATGACACCTAATATTTATTGAGAAAAAATCCAGTTTGATGGAGGAAGTTAATGTATGTGAGAGTAAGTCTCAGGCTAGGGGATTATGAAAACTGTTTTAATCGTGGAAGACGACCCGGCGAACTTGTTCGTTTTCTCTAAGATGGTTTCCAAGCGGGGTGGTTTAGCTGTCAAGCATACGGAAGACGTGGCGGAAGTGTTGACAATGGCGGGGACGGGGGCAGCGGATATTATTTTGATGGATATTATTTTACCTCATAGTGAGTATCAGGGGAAAATAGTGAGCGGGTTGGAAATCTCCAAAATGCTCAAGGCGAATCCGCAGACGGCGAAAGTGCCGGTGATTTTGGTGAGTTCTGAGGGCACTGTGAACGATGCTAAGCGCTATCTTGATGAAAGTGGCGCTGATGGCTACTTTGCAAAACCGATCGTCGATTGGCCACAATTTATAGCACAACTAAATTCTCTGCTCCCGGCATAAAAGGGTATGGAGAGAGGAGGTTTGTAGTTGGGCTTTAGCCCTCTAAAACTTAGTCGTAGTAGGGTGGGCAGTGCCGAACCGAATAACCTCTTCACAGTAGCAGTAGATAGGGCACTGCCCACCCTACGAATCTTTTTTTGGGATTAATCCCGACTAACTCTAAAACCCGTAATTGACGCTGAAGTAGAAACCTTCATCTTGGGCATTAGTGCCTTTGTCGGCGGTATCAATTATGGGACGGGCGTAGTCGAGGCGAATGTTGAAACCGGGGAGTAGTTGCCAGAGGATACCGGCGCCAGCACCCATCAAAACAGTTTCTTCGGGAAGGGGGTTGGGGTTGTCGTCATGGTTCCAGACGGCACCCATATCGATAAAGGGGGCGACTTGGAAGACGGGGGCGCCGGAGGAGGACTTGCTAACGGTAATGCGGTTTTCTGCGGAGAAGCGGAAACCGTTGTCACCGGAACGGACGTTTTGCCGGTAGCCTCGGAGGGAGGCGCCGCCGCCGATGACGAATTGCTGGGAGGATAGGAGGCTGTGGGGGGTGAGCTGGAGGTCGCTTTGGATGATGAGCAGTTGTCTGCTGCCAAGGCGCTGAACCCGCTGCACTTGGCCGGTCCAACTGACGAAGCGGCTATCGGGTACGGGGTTGGAATTGACGGTGGCATCAAACCAGCCGGTGCCGATGCTGAATTGCGATCGGAATGACCAAGCACCCTGGGCGTCGCGCCGCAGGTAGTCTTGGCCAAATTTAATCACGCTGGTGCGGCTAACGCCATCTTCATCGGGGCCGAAGCCGAAGGGCGTCGGGCCTTGGAAAGTGAAAGTTTGACCGTTCTGGAAGGTGTAGCCAAGAGAAAGGGCCAATTCTTCCCGGGGCGATCGTACCAGAGGCTGGCGGAAAGACACTTCGTAAAGTTCCGACTCCCCGCGAATATTCAGAGCATCAAAAGGCTCTTGGACGATCGAGTTCCGGTTAGGCGCTACCCGTAGCTGCACCGTACCATTCATAGCATTAACTGGCACCCGGTAGCTGAAATCGTAAACCTTGGAATCACCGTTAGAGAAGTAATAAGCCACAGAGACTTCATCCCCGATCCCGGTGAGGTTCCGCATCCGCACGTTTGCCCCAAACCGCTCCGAACCCACCGAAGGCGGCGAGAAGTTGTCGATACTGAAATTGGTAAAAAACGGGCTGGCTTCCTTCACCCTTACCAACAGAACGCTTTTGCCGATTTCATCCCCAGCGCGCAAGCTGGCTTCAATCGTATTAAACAAAGGATCTAGGCGCAGCAGTCGCAGTTGGTCTTCCAAACTAGCCGTACTCAGGGGACTATCAGCCCCCAAGGCAATGCGATTGCGGATATAAAATGGCTTGATGCGGGTATTGCCTTCTACTTGGATTTCTTGCAAAATCCCTTCCACCACCCGAATTTCCACTACACCATCCTTGATTTCTTGGTCGGCGAGTAGTGCCCGGGAGGTAATGTAGCCCCGATCGAGATAGATTTGGGTAATCGTGTCGGCGGCTGAGCGCAGCTCTTCTAATGTTACCTCTTTTCCCTCTAGGGGGCCGACCACTTGTTGGATGTCAGCTTCCGTCAATACCGTAGATCCCACCACTTGGATTTTCTCGACCAATAGCTTAGGAGAGCCGTCTTCCTCTGGGGTCTGTTGTTGCCCTGATGGGGTTGGGGGCAGTACGGGAGTTTCTTCTGTGGGTTTAGGCGGCTCCGGATTTGGCGCTGGTTGAGGAAAGCGCTGGCGATTCGGGTCCGGGCTGTCCACTTGTGGCGGTGGCGGGGCGTTGGGGGGTATTTGGGGTGACTGGGCTTGCAGGAAAAACTTTTCCCCGCTCCTGCTGGCATTTTGGGGAAATAGTCCATTGCTATCTCTAGGGACAACTCCTGTTAGCAGAGCGGCGCCGGATGAGGATGGGGGAGCGCTGGTGCAAGGGAGTAGCGATCGGGTGCTGGGGTGATTTGGGGCTGTCTCTGGGGCAAAAGCGTTGATTTGTGGCGCTGGTGTTTCGGAAAAACTGCTACAGGCTTCTGGAGTGCCCGAAAGCATCTCCGGTGTAGATATCGTGCTGACGGCTTCATTTCCTCCAGGTGTTTCGTTGGCAGATGCGACTGTGGCGATCGTCGCTGCAGTGGAAATGGAAACTCCCCAGGATAAAATTGCCCGCTTCAAACTCCAGCTCAGTTCCATGATCCGATCGTCTCCCCACACTATGCTTACGTAAGATTACAGATAATGCTCAAATTTAAGTCTAGCTGGGTGAGGCAGGATCTACAAGGGGTAGTCCCCCTCATAGGGAGACGGGGAGACGGGGGGACGGGGGGACGGGGGGCGATTCCCCCCTCTCCCTCCGCAGGGTGTGGGGATGGGGGTGAGGGCTGTCTTCGGGGAGACGGGGGGACAGGGGGATGAGGAAAAGGGGATAATTGACAATTAATCAGGGATAATTGACAATTGTCCCCAGTCCTTTGTCCCCAGTCCTTTGTCACTTGTCACTTGTCCCTGGTAACATGTCACCAAAGAACAATTGACAATTATCAATTGTGACTTATCAGTTATCGGCTATCAATTATCAATTGTCAAATGACAAATGACAAAGGACTCTTGGACAAATGACAAATGACAAACTAGGGCGCTGCAGATTGGTTGTTGGGGGTGGAAGTCATAGTGGCCAAGGGGGCATTAGCGATGTCCTCAAGTCCTACAGAGGCGAGCAGATCCTGCCATGTTTTGGCCAAAGTTTTGTCATCGGGTGCAGCTAGGCGAAGAAGAGCGAGGCTGGCGGCGGCGTCATACCAGATGTACTCACGAGAGTAAATCTCGAATGCTTTTTCTGGAGAGGCGTTTTGGAGTTCGGCGGTGAGGACGGAGGAGGGTTGGATGCGATCGATCCAGCCACCGACGACAATATTGCCGGATTTGTCGTTAGGATTACAGACGATGGAAAAATCCCAGTAGTAAAGTTTACCCACATCAAGAGATGTTTCAGTTTCCGGTAGAGGCAGGGCGATCGTGCTACCGCCAACCGTCTGGAAACTCTGCTGGCTCACCTGGGTATAGTTGTCCTCCGACACCGCCGTAACGGTAAACTCCACAGTCGTTTCTGTGGGTAAGGCGGGGATATACAATATCACCGTGGGACTTGCGCTCATGGTTCGCCCCATATTGGTTTGGGGCACCAAGGCTGTGAGCCCCCGGGCTTCAGCGGGGCAGATGCTCCTAGTGCCACCACCAACGCGGCGTCCAGGGGCTCCGGTTTCCGGAGGCTCAAAGGAATTCCAACCCACCTTGATTTCCGATCGAGCCGGAGCATTCGCACCATTTTGGGCTCGCGATAAAGACGCGGGGATGGCCACCAGTCCCGCCGATA contains:
- a CDS encoding DNA cytosine methyltransferase; amino-acid sequence: MKINHLHRKFPHNYTVLSLFSGAGGLDLGFEAEGFKLLAAIDNNPWCIKTIQYNRPQWNPILGDVCTYNPPLEAHPDVLLAGVPCQGFSLGGERNNHDPRNLLYQQVLRIAHLCQPRVIIIENVLNLRTMKAPHTGVSFAQQIATELEDIGYEVLADIFKVSHYGVPQTRRRFVFVAFRDGRPPCYFLPRPESETTIRDYLYDLAYSQTTDLPNHQPSWGFKSTVHQETGAPFDPTEPIFPVRLSRTASDGNPIRSFDAPFPAIDTATLWGWAQGNVIAARYHKDRCNGKFVRNPAADVTLWRISASRLRAFTPREYARLQTFPDDWVFLGGNKRDIQQQIGNAVPVQFARKLARNVRIALDCLGQGEPFFDDMAEGNLLLF
- a CDS encoding class I SAM-dependent methyltransferase, whose amino-acid sequence is MTNDIFGKKQEFFDAWAPFYDCPLTSIFYLAVHQRMLEYAKLPENAKVLDIGCGTGRLLRRLAAENPTLQGVGLDLSPQMLAEARSNNRYADRLMFREGNGESLPFDNPQFDAVFNTISFLHYPHPEKMLAEVARVLQPGGYFYLADTTVREEQGDFHWNFSPSGVRFYSPQRREELGREAGLAVVQHYYLLGPVLLTVFTKSSGELLRG
- a CDS encoding response regulator; translation: MKTVLIVEDDPANLFVFSKMVSKRGGLAVKHTEDVAEVLTMAGTGAADIILMDIILPHSEYQGKIVSGLEISKMLKANPQTAKVPVILVSSEGTVNDAKRYLDESGADGYFAKPIVDWPQFIAQLNSLLPA
- a CDS encoding ShlB/FhaC/HecB family hemolysin secretion/activation protein; the encoded protein is MELSWSLKRAILSWGVSISTAATIATVASANETPGGNEAVSTISTPEMLSGTPEACSSFSETPAPQINAFAPETAPNHPSTRSLLPCTSAPPSSSGAALLTGVVPRDSNGLFPQNASRSGEKFFLQAQSPQIPPNAPPPPQVDSPDPNRQRFPQPAPNPEPPKPTEETPVLPPTPSGQQQTPEEDGSPKLLVEKIQVVGSTVLTEADIQQVVGPLEGKEVTLEELRSAADTITQIYLDRGYITSRALLADQEIKDGVVEIRVVEGILQEIQVEGNTRIKPFYIRNRIALGADSPLSTASLEDQLRLLRLDPLFNTIEASLRAGDEIGKSVLLVRVKEASPFFTNFSIDNFSPPSVGSERFGANVRMRNLTGIGDEVSVAYYFSNGDSKVYDFSYRVPVNAMNGTVQLRVAPNRNSIVQEPFDALNIRGESELYEVSFRQPLVRSPREELALSLGYTFQNGQTFTFQGPTPFGFGPDEDGVSRTSVIKFGQDYLRRDAQGAWSFRSQFSIGTGWFDATVNSNPVPDSRFVSWTGQVQRVQRLGSRQLLIIQSDLQLTPHSLLSSQQFVIGGGASLRGYRQNVRSGDNGFRFSAENRITVSKSSSGAPVFQVAPFIDMGAVWNHDDNPNPLPEETVLMGAGAGILWQLLPGFNIRLDYARPIIDTADKGTNAQDEGFYFSVNYGF
- a CDS encoding DUF928 domain-containing protein; its protein translation is MVWHKSPLHPILITIALSAGLVAIPASLSRAQNGANAPARSEIKVGWNSFEPPETGAPGRRVGGGTRSICPAEARGLTALVPQTNMGRTMSASPTVILYIPALPTETTVEFTVTAVSEDNYTQVSQQSFQTVGGSTIALPLPETETSLDVGKLYYWDFSIVCNPNDKSGNIVVGGWIDRIQPSSVLTAELQNASPEKAFEIYSREYIWYDAAASLALLRLAAPDDKTLAKTWQDLLASVGLEDIANAPLATMTSTPNNQSAAP